TTCTCCAACTCGTCCCGGGCCACGCAGTTTTCTCGTGAGGTGATGAAGGCGCAGGGCGAGTGGGAGTTCCTCAACCTGGCGATCTCTAACATCACCGTCAGTTTCGAACGAGGAGAGTGGGACCAGATCATTTACACCGTACGCATCGAAATACAAACCTCTAAAGCAACTGTGCTGTGACTCActgaattgattgattgatgattatTTTCCCCTTCTGGATAATATAGCATCACTGAAGAATGGTTctacagaacaaaacaaaggagcAGGGTTAGTGGACGCTGTTGGCCATAGTGTGTGTGATACTGTGCAGTGaagcaaaataaaggaaaacttCACTGAAATATGAAATTTTTGATGGCTACATTCCAACAATGACATGTTGAGTGACAACAACCTATAGTGAGTTCACACTAATGTGCACTCAAACCCTGTGCATCCATGTGATGTTTGACaagaactgaattgaatttttgaatttttcatttttgagtgaactgttcctttaactaGATAAAATCCTTTCAGTCAGGTGGTTTCAAGTTtgtattttaatcattttaataattctatagtgaattaaatttcagtgaaattatcCTCTTTTTGAAATCTGGACAAATTcacttggtttctttcaaaaacacagggaaaaaggTGATTAATAAATGGACAAAAAGATTACTGGAACATatccaaaaaagaaacaaaaattacctgaaaatttgcaaaaaatatttttaaaaattacaagaaagcatatttataatgattgaaatgatgtatttaaatgtcagatcagtgatgctggctTGACGTCAGATTTCTGAGGCTGtgttcagacgcctttcacaagcatttaaagttttcctcattttgctgaggacgaCCTGGaaaccctcaaggacccctgggggggCCCTggactccactttgaaaaccactacTCGACATCAGTAAGAATCAGAAATACGTTATTGATCATTGAGAGGAAACTGGGCCAGCTGCAGCTGCTTAATTCAAATTATCAAGAGAGGAATACAAGTCTTCTGTCCGTCTTCACATTGAACTGACTCTTGAACATGTGCTCCTAGGTCACCATGAGGAGGCGGCCCCTCCTCTACGTCGTCAACTTCCTGTTGCCCATCCTGTTCCTTCTGTGTCTGGACCTGGCCTCCTTCTTCATCTCAGATCATCGGGGGGAGAAGCTGGGCTTCAAAGTCACCGTGCTGCTGGCTGTCActgtgatgcagctcattttgAACGACATCCTGCCTTCCATGTCCAACAACACTCCGCTCATTGGTacaacacactctcacacatttAACTTTAATTCATATGAATTGTACATAGTACATAGTGATAACacagtatttttatttcccCCCTCCTTCCAGCGACCTTCTGCATTGTGATTTTTGGTCTGATGCTGCTCAGTCTCGTCGAGACGATCTTGGTGACACATCTGATGGAGAGGGACTCTCCGTCTCAGGAGAGCTGCAGGCCGGGGGATGAAAGTGAGGACAGATGATAAATCCAACCATGTATCTGTCTCTGTATCTGCATCAGCCTCTGTATCTGTAACAGAGGCTCATGAGGCTTCTTGTAATGCACAGagacactaaccctaaccctaacctaacccaaATGAATGCTATATAACCAAAGTTTGCAGAAGTTTGCATTCACACTGTCCAATTctacattttcctttttgatgCAGAAttgctttattattttctaaagACTGAGTCCAGTATAGCACAAACTAGGTCTCTTATGTATATTATATTCCCCTCCAGGGAACTTCTATTCATCCCAGCTGTGGTTCTGAAACATGATTTGAAACGTAATTTCTATGAGTGACCAATGGGAGTAACACACAAGCAACCAGACAGGAAGATGCAGACATATTTATAGAATCAAATATGAAAAGTCCTGAGCTGGTCTCCAGGAACgcaaagagggaggagggtgtgAATTGTAGCCACCACTAAAAGAGTGTGTAAGAGTCAGTTAACTCtataacccctaaccctaaccctaacccttttccAGAGGAGGAAAACCAGAGTCCCCATGTGTGTCCCTGTGAGGCGCCTGGTGGTGACACACCTGAGGAGGTCAGCactgtaatggaaaacacaCGAATCAGGTGTCAAACGCAGCCTTGTCAGTCCCAGCAGGATGTTAACTCCAGTCCGCTGTGTCCAGGTGGGGAGCGGCAGGCCGGCAGGAGAGTGTGGTGTGCTGCTGTTGAtcctggaggagctgaggaggctgCAGAGGAGCCAGGCGTTGCTCCTCAGCGACACGATGGACGGAGGGACGCCGGGCTGCTGGACCAGAGCCGCCACCAAAATCAACACCCTGTTCTTCATTTTCTATGTCGTCACTGTCTCACTTTTTCTAATATTTATATGTAAAGAATGGAGCTCTTAGAGAACACCGGGGTGTTGAGTCATTTTTGGAGCGCTGTAAGGTTTTGGGAAGGttatttatgaaataattaCTAGTTCtcttgttaaaaatgtaatttaactaTCTTAATCACTCCATGAAATTATTACATGACTGATTACTTTTTAACTGCTTTTCTAACAAATGTTTAAAACTGCTATATAACTTGAATTAAGATcagatgttttgatttttaagcACAACCACCGAAACAAATGacacttattatttttttaattttttaaattaattaatttttttttttatgtcaaggACGCCCAGATTGATACACCTTGAACCTGTGTTTGACATGATGTTcgccaaggttattatagttaagtaaaactacactaaaaacTAAAGCTagatgtgaaaaacaaacaaacaaacaaacaaacaaacaaaaactgcaacaacattttagttcatgaaaataacaataaaactagattttagaaaaaaactgaaactaactGATACTGTGTGGgtacaaaactaaacaaaataaaataaaagacgatgtgtttatttttagtctttgtcggtttggtcattttttttttaggcacaACGAGCACGAGGCggcgttggtgctgatgtttattgagactgggagTCAAACTATTCTGAACTTCTTACATCTTGACCCTGACAAACACCCAACGATtataatagttaaaaaaaaacaaaaaaaaaacaaaaaaaaaaaaaaaacactgaaaactacactaaaactaaaaaattctAAATGATAACTAAAAAAAGCTAAACTGAAACGAGCAAACGCACTCTGGAAACtcaactgaaactaaactgaactgaaaacaaaaattaaaacacgaaatgaaaaatacaaaacttatAAGTAACTCCGATGTGGTCCATCTGATAAGTTTTAGTgactccatctctgtctgtgctgcagattggcagattaacagtgaggAGTGGGAAACACACAACAGCCACTCTTATGCATTTTTTCATTGATAAGTTGTCTTTTAAAACTCACGTTTCTGAACTAACAAAAAACCTAAAGGCAAAACTATTCTTTTATCGCAATAGAGCTTGTTTTACTTGCAGAAAACAGCTTGTTCAAGCCACCTTTTTACCAGTTTTAGACTATGGTAATCTATATGCATGCTACTCTCTGACATTGAAGCCTCTTGATGCAGTTTATCATTCTGCCCTTCGTTTTGTTACAGGTGATGGGTTTAGAACTCATCACTGTGTTCTTTTATGACAAAACTGAATTGTCATCTTTAACTGCAAGGAGAGAGCAGCATTGCTTGATTTTCATTTACAAGGCCTTACTTGATGTTTTACCTGTGTATCTTaccagtttaatttcacttagAACTAGTAACTTGCACACTCGTTCACAAGAGATTTTGATTTTAAGCATTCCTAATGTAAGGACAGAATTAGGGAAGACTGCATTTCAATTTTATGCTCCTCAGAAGAGGAATGACTTGCAGAATGTCCTGGGTCTAGATCACCTGATTTCTTTAGATTGCTTCAAAAGCCTATTGTTCAATCTTCTGCAACTGGtttgtaattgtgatttatgatattatgtatgttttattgtaattgtaatcaGGGCGTCATTGGAAAAGAGAGCTTCCTCTCAACTGACcttccctgaataaataaaggaaataataaTTGGGAtaatttctagtcaaaataatgaaataatagtgggattaaaatattccccatttttctgggACCCCAAGATGGGAGCCGCTAGGAGCGATGTGCTTTGATGTGATTGGCAGACGAGGGGCGGTGCCAAGCCCAACAAGACAACCAATCAGAAGCGAGTTTAATCACGCAGCACAATGCCAGATGCACGTAGacactgaaatatttccacCCGACTgcttacattcattcattcattcattcattcatccttcGACCTATTGATTAGTCGCTTTGCATCCAATTGAGCGCAGCTGACGTCATGAAAGCGGACGTCCGTCTGGTGCTGGCCTCCAGTTTGCCACAAGGCCGCTTGCTTGTTGGTCGCAGGAGTAGCAGGCAGGACAGGTAAGCCGCTGAACTTGTGAGCTTTGTGCGCTTCAGTCCCACTGCTTTTCTGCGTCTTTCCtctcaacaaaacacacacacatgacattCCGTTATTCTGAGCTGCTTTGAGCTTGTTGCGGTTTCTGTGCGGCATCAAACCAAACATGGAAACTGGAAAATCAGGGAATCTGCCAAAATGTTGATGCACTCCATAAAAATCAGGGGCTTCCCTTCCAATGCAGGCATTATGTTTTTTCACAGCGCCTGAGCTGAATGAGtaggctgctgtgtgtctgcactgaGGGCGAGGCTCAGCCCCCcacacattttaatcatttatttacgCCCACATTAGTAACAATATATACAGGGACATAAATACTGAGGGCACAGACTTAAGATACACAGGCACATGATGGACAGTGTCTTTTGCCTACAGAGCAGATCAGTCACTGGTACAGGTAACAGCGTCTCTGCCATATATGGTGGCTGCCAGTAatcacagacacagaacagTACTTGGAGAGCCTTTTAGCTTTCTTCTTGGGCATCCCAAGTAGACACAGACCTCTGACAACCAATCTGTGAACATGCCCAAGGCTGCCAAAAATGAAAACGAGTAGCCTACACCTAAAGCCTAGCTCTGAGATGGTATTTATCAGCGGTTGGTATTTTATGACCTTCGTCATGAAGGCCTTCTCTAGGCTTGAATCAAAGGTGATTGCTATCTCTAATAGAAACACTTTTCTGGACTCCTcatcaacaatgacaacatgtgGTGTTTTAGCAGACAGTTGTGAAAGGTTATGTTGGTCATTACAGAGATGGAACATGGATGCATTGACACGggtatgtgtgtacattttcactgaaactgtGAAGTGTCGTGATGTCCTTTACGATAAGGTTCACTATTCTATTGTGACGTGCTATGTACATTCCTCTGTAAGCATGGCAGCCATTCAAGATATGTGACAGGGTTTCGGTGACGTGCTCTGTGGTGTGGTGCAAGCAATGAGGAGCCTGAGTGGAGGGAAACCAGATAGAGAGGTTGAGTCTTGTCGGAAGAACCTGTAATCTGCTTTTAATAGTGAATATGACAATATCCTCATTGAGTGCAGTCCAGTGTTGTtgctgatgatgttgatgaaaggctcagcccctcacacacacagagagaccctcacacacacacagagctcatcACTCCGGCAAACTCCAAGCCACATTCATAACTTTCCTTTGATTAACAAACAGTGCAGTGTTGTTTCACGATATTCATCATATTCATGTTTTCCTATTGAATATTTGAAACTTTATTCCTCTACCTCATGATCAGACAGTGATGTCGGTCTGCCAAGTCATCCTTGTCACCTTGCCAGCAGCAGACCTCTGCAGTGATGAAAACCAATCAGTGCAGATGAGACATTCACTGTGCTGTATTGTTTGAGAAGTGACTGGCAATTAGGGATTATAAATACCACGATCCTGTTTGACTGCATATCAAGCCAAGACAAACCGCAATGCTCTTTTCTTCTGTCACTGTAATTGCAGTTCAATTTACCGTGGAGGAACAAAGATCCACTCCCTCTTAAGTGAtggaattaattaaataataccTCGGCTATGTCCCTTTGAGACTTTGCCAAAACCAGAATAACATGTACGCGTTGGCAAAGCACATTAACAGCATGTGAACAAAAACCGCTGCTTCTTGCCTGAACAGAAAATATTGAAAAACAAATCCACAGGGAGGattattttcagtggaaattaCATTATCAGGAAATAAtcgtggggaaaaaaatagattcacttaagtatcacgatttaaaataaataaataaataaataaaaacttttccTGAATTTAATTTCTGAATCAGATGTAAGCAATCGACTGATATCGAGCTTGTCGTTCTAGGTTTTCAGCAAGGGGGCTAACTATTGCTCTAAATTTAAGCTTgtagttgcataaattgggtttgacttgtggattcagtgaaacacatttgattcatgtgtgatgatgttaacCCTTGTAGGAGCCATTTCATGTAGTGAGaatgttttttgaaacttgacgtcactgtataaaatgacctacagtgacctctaggagaatcacagcctcattcaagattcaagattcaagagtctttattgtcattatacacgGTGTCTGGGTTTCTTAGGTAATATTGACAGTAAGGGGACAATTCAGGGCAATTTAGAGATAAGAGGGTAATTCAATAAACCAAAATCATAATATCGAATCACAATGCTTGTAGGATACATGTTGAATTGGCACCCAAGTATCTTGATAGTATTAAATTTCTGGAGATAAACATATTGTCCCTGccaagaaaattatttattgaagTAAAAATACTTTGCTCAGAGGGACTGCAACAAAACTAACCCTTtggactgaaaacaaaataagaggGAAAAGTATGAAATCATGAGTGGTGTCACTATCCAACGGACACTGACAAGTCCCAGCTTTGTGAAATGTGTTAAAGGCcttgaaacaggaaaaacaggttGTAGTTAACAGTTGTCAAAATGCCGCAGACATGACAACACCCCTGATAAACACATCCTGATGCCTGCCGTGCCCCGTGTCACCAGTTCATTGCCAGAAGGCAGAGatttaattctttaattttaattcttttatttgcaCTTGCATGTTTATGTACAGGCCCAGTGCTGCTTGATATGTCGTATGCGCTCTCATGTCCCTAATTTTTCCATGTCATACATGGGGCTTACAtgggttttctgtttttttttttcttccttattttttatttttggaaatctTTTCATGtggaaagcactttgagctTATGCTTGAAAAGTATAGTAGTTTATTTCCCAATTCTTAAATataagtttttttgttgttgttgttgttagtgatTAGTGAGGAAGGAAACGTCAGCCAGCCCCGAggatatttaatattttcctcACCGGTGTTGTCGTGTCGATAACGATATTATGAGATCAAAATGTAGTCTTGCCTTTTTAATTGAGACCATCTGAAACCACTTTTGAATCCTGAATCTACAAACGGTGATTCTCTTGCCACTTTTAATTTAAAGAAGGGAGCCAACACTATGTTAACAGGCcaaatgatattttattaaaCCAGATTAGACCAGTGTTACTTTCGTCAACGATTATGATGACGAAATATATTCGTCAACgcccatttttttcttgacGAAGACGAGACGATGACGAGCTAAAAATAGCTCTTTGATGACGGAAACATAACGAGACGTGTGTGTATTTTCGTCATGACGAGACGAGACGGGATGAAAATGTCAGTAGGTGGTGTAGTGGACTTTCAAAATGCACTATTTCCTCCAATTGTGCGTGCAATCTGTCTGCCAAAAGCTCAAAATATGAACAATGCATCCTGTGGCTTGTTTGGTTGAGAATGTGCGCATCCGCGCCAACAGCCTCATTTACTCTGTGGTGTACACTGGAGATGCGCACCGAACACAGCTAATATACAAGCCCACACCGCGGTAGTGACTGCGAACGGGGTCGGCGAACAGCTGATATACAAGCCCAGACGGATCGCGGTCGTGTTCGCCGCGCGTATCCGTCCAATGACGCAGTATAAATGAGGCTACCAGGCAGCCTGCGCACACACAACCACGGTAACACACgggtgatggtgatggactTGCACTTACAAGTCAGCAAATTTAGCTAACctaaaacaaacaggtaaatatAGACTGGGTTGTATATTTTGAAGTCTgttaagaaaagaaagaatgttttgtttcttgactgtttttgtgaaatgaccAGTGATTCCACTGTTATCagttttacatgtgtgtaatgTACAATCCTGAGTATATCATTAAGTACTGCATGGTTGCATTTCATCTCCATTGGTGGGAGAGTCTACCTGTATTGGCATGATTCAATtagtttaaactttaaactttaaagacatacgtgtgtgtatatatatagatagatagatagatgtgtgtgtgtgtgtgtgtgtgtgtgtgtgagtgtgtgtgtatatatatgtatatatacatatatatacacatacacac
This genomic interval from Myripristis murdjan chromosome 19, fMyrMur1.1, whole genome shotgun sequence contains the following:
- the LOC115378169 gene encoding 5-hydroxytryptamine receptor 3E-like, giving the protein MIPGAVLLLLLLFPDGVSSRKVCSYQDVLDHLNLTRGNEVFTSTRPVLDHTHRTVVQLNVYLYSIVAVTEKTQTFVPVIWIEMKWHNERISWDRSQFCGISQVSLPREMLWKPDLFIYEMTQSDESLPSPYLYITDKGVVSFEGDLKVVSSCKLDVHKFPFDTQHCSLTFSSLIYMVDEVHLVPFSNSSRATQFSREVMKAQGEWEFLNLAISNITVSFERGEWDQIIYTVTMRRRPLLYVVNFLLPILFLLCLDLASFFISDHRGEKLGFKVTVLLAVTVMQLILNDILPSMSNNTPLIATFCIVIFGLMLLSLVETILVTHLMERDSPSQESCRPGDEKEENQSPHVCPCEAPGGDTPEEVGSGRPAGECGVLLLILEELRRLQRSQALLLSDTMDGGTPGCWTRAATKINTLFFIFYVVTVSLFLIFICKEWSS